DNA from Arthrobacter sp. SLBN-112:
GGCGCTGCTGAACAGCACGACGGCGGCAGCGGCCGAGGCGATGTTTGCGGCGGCCGCAGCGGACGGCGTGGCGATGGTCCTGGCCAGCGGCTACCGCTCGTACAGCACCCAGGTGACCACCTACAACGGGTACGTCGCCGCGCGTGGACAGGCCGACGCCGACACGGCCAGCGCCCGGCCCGGGCATTCCGAGCATCAGACGGGGTGGGCGTTCGACATTGCCGACGGCGGGGGCGCCTGCAGCTTCCAGCCATGCTTTGCCGACCAGCCCGCGGCGTCGTGGGCGAAGGCGAACGGGCACCGGTTCGGGTTCGTGGTGCGGTACCCGTGGATGCTGCACCCCATCACCGGGTACTACTACGAGCCATGGCACCTGCGGTACGTGGGCGCGGAGGCGGCCACGGACATGGTGAACCGCGGCATTGGCACACTGGAGGAATACTTCGGCCTGGAGGCGGCGCCCGCGTACCTCTAATTGCTCCCCGCCACCCGCGACGTCCGAATGTCTTACTCTGGGCAGAATGGGCCCACCGTCACGAAGTTCTCAACTGCACATTAAATCGATCTTTTGAGCCTACGCGGCGACCGAAGCCTTGTGCAGGACTTTCGATGAATACACAACTGAGCCAAGCCAAGGGGACCGTCACCGCTAACGACAGAACTGCGAAGACTGCAAGGGGCGTTGCCGCTCCCACACCGCCAATAACCAGGATCTGTTGCACCGGCCAGCCGTAAATGTACATTCCATAGGAAACATCGAAACGAGCACCGATGCGGTGAAGCACCGGCGATGAACCCAGGCCGAGGATGATATAGGCAATAGGCAGAGGACAAAAGGCCAGCATGTTACCGGCCAAAAACGAAACCGCCAGCAAAGATAGGGCGCACGCCACGGCGCTGGCCCTCAGGAAAATACTTGTCCGGAATAGGCATAGCAGGGACCCCGCTACAAACGTTCCAACCGGGCAAAGCACGGTGCCCCAACTGCCGGCTGTCGGCCCGTAAGCGGCAACCTGCAGCAGGAGCGCTCCTGTGACAACTGCGAAGACCACGACCATAGCGGCGCGGAATAGCTCCGGTTTGAGGTAGGCAAGTACGCCGACCAGGAGGTAGCAGGTGACTTCCCAAAATAGCGTCCACAATGGGGAATTCCACTCGTCGGCACCGGGAACGTCAGAAAGGGTTGATCCGATGGGAGTCCGCCCTAGCTGAGTTCCCACGATCGAGATGTTTCTCAACACAAAGTCAGCGGCATCACCAACGCTATATTTCCGATTATTGAAGAGGGTTGCCAGCGGCGCGAACACGAAAGCCGTGACGATCAAACACACAGCAAGACCGGGCATGATCCTGAAAAAACGTCCTCTAAAGAAAGCCGCACCGTTCCGGGCGCGAATCCTACTGAGTGTGATCAGATATCCAGAGATCGCAAAAAAGCCAACCACCGACCAGGAGCCGAGCTGTCCGCCCCCAATGGCGGGTCCGGGTCCAAGTCCCGTTAGCCACCAACTATGAGCTACAATCACCAACGCAGCCATTAGCAGCCGCCATGCATTCAGTGAATTTCGGCTCGCTCCCAAGGCGGTGTCGAGTGTCAAATTTCCCCCATCAATGTGGGCTAATACTAAGGCCGGGTCGCAAACCTTCGGAAGTGCGCGTCTTGAATCAG
Protein-coding regions in this window:
- a CDS encoding M15 family metallopeptidase, with amino-acid sequence MCYQCQSPSRRSFTRFLASGAGLTVLSACTPEAPKAVAPSSAASSASPSPAAVTASAGPTAEAATVGQSPEVPSPSPSATLARQFSLDDPASRWVIVNKHRPLNPVDFVPADLVRPAVALSAAGEAALLNSTTAAAAEAMFAAAAADGVAMVLASGYRSYSTQVTTYNGYVAARGQADADTASARPGHSEHQTGWAFDIADGGGACSFQPCFADQPAASWAKANGHRFGFVVRYPWMLHPITGYYYEPWHLRYVGAEAATDMVNRGIGTLEEYFGLEAAPAYL
- a CDS encoding acyltransferase family protein, with amino-acid sequence MTLDTALGASRNSLNAWRLLMAALVIVAHSWWLTGLGPGPAIGGGQLGSWSVVGFFAISGYLITLSRIRARNGAAFFRGRFFRIMPGLAVCLIVTAFVFAPLATLFNNRKYSVGDAADFVLRNISIVGTQLGRTPIGSTLSDVPGADEWNSPLWTLFWEVTCYLLVGVLAYLKPELFRAAMVVVFAVVTGALLLQVAAYGPTAGSWGTVLCPVGTFVAGSLLCLFRTSIFLRASAVACALSLLAVSFLAGNMLAFCPLPIAYIILGLGSSPVLHRIGARFDVSYGMYIYGWPVQQILVIGGVGAATPLAVFAVLSLAVTVPLAWLSCVFIESPAQGFGRRVGSKDRFNVQLRTS